ACCGTATGCGAGAGGGACCTCGCATACGAGCCCCCAGGGAGGGGTTCACGGCGTGTCTCCGAGCGGCGTACCCGTACCCCGTTCCCCGATAATTCTCCCGTAGCGTCTGTTAGCGCGCAGCGCGTAAGGCACCACAGCGGCCCCGAGGTCGGCGCGGGTCGCCGCAGCTGTTAAACTATGGCGTTCTTCTGGTCGCGAGGATCGAGACTGAACATGAAACGGCTGCAGGATATCCCGGTTGTTGTCAGCGGTTCGAAGTTCCAGACCGAACATGGCTTCAGCGCCATCAAGAACGGCCAGAAAAAGCGCAGCGACGTCACGCCCGTGCCCCGGGGCGACAAGCCCGCCTGGCTGCGGGCCAAGGTGCCCACCGGCGCCGGATACACCGCTGTGAAGCAGAATGTGCGCAAGCACCGGCTGGCCACGGTCTGCGAAGAATCCATGTGCCCGAATATCGGCGAATGCTGGAATGCAGGCACTGCCACCATCATGCTAATGGGTGCGGTTTGCACCCGCGCCTGCCGCTTCTGCGCCGTTGATACCGGCAACCCCAGGGGCTGGCTGGATCCGGAAGAGCCCCGAAACACCGGCGAATCCGTACAGCTCATGGGTCTGCGCTACGTGGTGCTGACCTCGGTGGACCGGGACGACCTGCCCGACGGTGGCGCTGCCCACTACGCGGCCTGTGTACGGGCGGTCAAGGAACTGAACCCGGAAACCGCAGTGGAAGCGTTGACGCCGGACTTCCAGGGCCGGCTGGAAGACGTGGAGACCGTGGTTGATTCCGGCCTCGAGGTCTTCGCCCAGAACGTGGAGACGGTGCGCCGACTGACCCATCCGGTGCGCGATCCGCGGGCCTCCTACGAACAGACACTGGTGGTCCTGGCCCATGCCAAGCGCCATCGCCCCTCGGTGCTGACCAAGACCAGCCTGATGCTCGGGCTGGGGGAAACCGACGAGGAAATCCGCGAATCCCTGGAAGACCTCAAGGCCGCCAACGTGGACATTGTCACCTTCGGTCAGTACCTGCGGCCCACCGCGAACCACCTGCCGGTGGAGCGCTACGTGACCCCGGAGCAATTCGCCGAGTACCGGCGCTGGGGCCTGGAGATGGGCTTTCTCGAAGTGGTGTCCGGCCCACTGGTGCGTTCCAGCTATCGTGCCGACCAGGTGCTGGAAAAGAACAATGTCGGGCTAGTGTCCTGAAACGGAAGTTCGTTGCAGGACACTGGA
The Natronocella acetinitrilica DNA segment above includes these coding regions:
- the lipA gene encoding lipoyl synthase, whose product is MKRLQDIPVVVSGSKFQTEHGFSAIKNGQKKRSDVTPVPRGDKPAWLRAKVPTGAGYTAVKQNVRKHRLATVCEESMCPNIGECWNAGTATIMLMGAVCTRACRFCAVDTGNPRGWLDPEEPRNTGESVQLMGLRYVVLTSVDRDDLPDGGAAHYAACVRAVKELNPETAVEALTPDFQGRLEDVETVVDSGLEVFAQNVETVRRLTHPVRDPRASYEQTLVVLAHAKRHRPSVLTKTSLMLGLGETDEEIRESLEDLKAANVDIVTFGQYLRPTANHLPVERYVTPEQFAEYRRWGLEMGFLEVVSGPLVRSSYRADQVLEKNNVGLVS